Proteins from one uncultured Anaeromusa sp. genomic window:
- a CDS encoding gluconate:H+ symporter produces the protein MDSTVSMLSVLGIAILMIIVLSIKFRIHAFISLLAACFLIAFATGMPLDKIGKSIEVGMGGTLGFLAPILALGAIIGKMMEISGGAEKLSRTLINIIGKSRAAWAMMIVAYICGIPVFLQVGIVLLTPILFCVVKESKQPLVKIALAMTTALTVVHCIVPPHPAAMAIALALKADVGKVIFYGLLVGLPATALAGPIYGHFLSKTNDLEVPEQYRCVEPTPDEKLPAFGITLFTILLPLLMMIGKTIIELVGDKNAAYMPIVNFLGSPITALFLAAILSYYVMGLKRGFSLGDLAKKTESAMGPMATIILVIGAAGAFNRVILDSGIGEVLKTVLTTIQISPLIMAWVIAIVMRFAIGSATVAMMTSAGFITPVLAAYPSLDPALVAIAIGAGAIGASHVTDPGFWFVKESLGIPMNKMFTIYTGSTTIAAVVGLAGTLILAAVVG, from the coding sequence ATGGATTCGACAGTAAGTATGCTTTCTGTTCTTGGTATTGCTATTTTAATGATTATTGTTTTGAGCATCAAATTCCGCATTCATGCCTTTATCTCTCTGTTGGCCGCATGTTTTCTCATTGCCTTTGCCACCGGCATGCCTCTTGATAAAATTGGCAAGTCCATTGAAGTTGGGATGGGCGGTACCTTGGGTTTCTTGGCGCCGATCCTGGCGCTGGGCGCTATCATCGGCAAGATGATGGAAATTTCCGGGGGCGCTGAAAAGCTGTCCCGGACGCTGATCAATATTATTGGCAAAAGCCGTGCCGCCTGGGCGATGATGATTGTCGCTTATATCTGCGGTATTCCGGTTTTCTTGCAGGTAGGTATCGTCCTGCTGACGCCGATTCTGTTCTGTGTTGTTAAAGAATCCAAGCAGCCGCTGGTGAAAATTGCCTTGGCTATGACCACTGCCTTGACGGTTGTTCACTGCATCGTGCCGCCCCATCCGGCAGCTATGGCCATTGCGTTGGCTCTTAAGGCCGATGTGGGCAAAGTGATTTTCTATGGTCTTTTGGTTGGCTTGCCGGCTACCGCTTTGGCAGGCCCCATTTACGGTCACTTCCTGTCGAAAACCAATGACCTCGAAGTGCCGGAGCAGTATCGCTGCGTGGAGCCGACTCCGGATGAAAAGCTGCCGGCTTTCGGCATTACTCTCTTTACCATTTTGCTGCCGCTTCTGATGATGATCGGTAAAACTATCATTGAACTCGTAGGCGATAAGAATGCCGCTTACATGCCTATCGTTAATTTCCTGGGCAGCCCGATTACGGCACTCTTTTTAGCAGCCATTCTTTCCTACTATGTCATGGGGCTGAAACGCGGTTTCTCTTTGGGCGATTTGGCTAAGAAAACCGAATCCGCCATGGGCCCGATGGCTACGATTATTTTGGTTATCGGCGCTGCCGGCGCGTTCAACCGCGTCATCCTGGACAGCGGCATCGGCGAAGTCCTCAAAACCGTGCTGACAACCATTCAGATCAGCCCGTTGATCATGGCTTGGGTTATTGCCATTGTCATGCGTTTTGCCATCGGCAGTGCTACTGTGGCGATGATGACCTCCGCCGGTTTTATTACGCCGGTTTTGGCGGCCTATCCTTCGTTGGATCCGGCTTTGGTGGCGATCGCCATTGGCGCCGGCGCTATCGGGGCGTCTCATGTAACTGACCCCGGCTTCTGGTTTGTAAAGGAGTCGCTGGGAATTCCGATGAACAAAATGTTTACCATTTATACCGGATCGACCACCATTGCCGCTGTTGTCGGCCTTGCAGGCACGTTGATTTTGGCGGCCGTTGTCGGCTGA
- a CDS encoding acyl CoA:acetate/3-ketoacid CoA transferase, with translation MKIISKEEAIKLIKDGAHIGMTGFVGNEHAETLSSACEESFLATGHPCDLTLQFSAGIGDSKARGANHFGNPGMLKRVIAGHYALAPRIGKLIIDNLTEAYNLPQGTVAHMYRAAAGSKPGVLSKVGLRTFVDPRLEGGKLNSRTTEDIVKVMEIDGEEYLFYKAFPLDVALIRASTSDEKGNLTMEREAVYCEAMAIAGAAKAKGGIVIAEVERIAANGTMDPRNVKVPGLLVDYVVVGDKDKFNQTFGEYYNPSYTSEVKIPLSALQPMALDERKVIARRAAMELTPNCRANLGIGMPEGIAAVAAEEGIGDSLTLTVEAGGFGGVPAAGLSFGATVNAEAMIDHAAMFDFYDGGNLDITCLGIAQVDSEGNLNVSKFGPKVTGCGGFINISQNAKKVIFCGTLTAGGLKTAIRDGQLVIEQEGKAKKFIEKVEQVTFSGKYACSINQPVLYITERAVFELEPQGLVLTEIAPGVDLEQDVLAQVDAKVIVSPQLKRMDERIFQESPMKLTSDVL, from the coding sequence ATGAAAATTATTAGCAAAGAAGAAGCGATCAAGTTAATCAAAGACGGCGCCCATATCGGCATGACTGGTTTTGTAGGGAACGAACATGCGGAGACGTTGAGCTCGGCTTGTGAGGAAAGCTTCTTGGCGACTGGACATCCTTGCGATCTGACGTTGCAATTCAGTGCTGGTATTGGCGACAGCAAAGCGAGAGGCGCCAATCATTTTGGCAATCCAGGCATGCTTAAACGGGTCATTGCCGGGCATTACGCATTGGCTCCCCGCATCGGTAAATTGATTATTGATAACTTGACAGAAGCGTATAATTTGCCGCAGGGTACGGTCGCTCATATGTACCGTGCAGCGGCCGGAAGTAAGCCGGGGGTGCTGAGCAAAGTCGGTCTGCGAACCTTTGTGGACCCGCGGCTGGAGGGAGGAAAGCTGAATTCTCGTACTACAGAAGACATTGTTAAGGTTATGGAAATTGACGGGGAAGAATACTTGTTTTATAAGGCGTTTCCTCTGGATGTGGCCTTGATTCGCGCCAGCACCTCAGATGAAAAAGGCAATCTAACGATGGAACGGGAAGCCGTGTATTGTGAAGCGATGGCTATTGCTGGCGCTGCTAAGGCGAAAGGCGGAATCGTCATTGCGGAGGTAGAGCGTATTGCTGCGAACGGGACCATGGATCCCAGAAATGTGAAGGTGCCGGGGCTTCTCGTGGATTATGTAGTGGTAGGAGACAAGGATAAGTTTAACCAGACGTTTGGAGAATACTATAATCCTTCCTATACCAGTGAAGTGAAGATTCCTTTAAGCGCGCTGCAGCCAATGGCGTTAGATGAACGCAAGGTGATTGCGCGAAGAGCGGCGATGGAATTAACGCCAAATTGCCGTGCCAACTTGGGGATTGGCATGCCCGAGGGGATTGCAGCAGTAGCGGCTGAAGAAGGCATTGGCGATTCGTTGACGTTGACGGTAGAAGCGGGCGGTTTTGGCGGCGTGCCGGCGGCGGGACTCAGCTTTGGCGCCACAGTCAACGCTGAGGCGATGATTGATCATGCGGCGATGTTTGATTTTTATGATGGCGGCAACTTGGATATTACCTGCTTGGGTATTGCCCAAGTGGATAGTGAAGGAAATTTGAACGTCAGTAAATTTGGACCGAAAGTGACCGGATGCGGCGGTTTTATCAATATTTCGCAAAATGCTAAAAAAGTTATTTTTTGCGGTACGTTGACGGCGGGCGGTCTGAAAACGGCAATTCGTGATGGTCAGTTAGTCATTGAACAAGAGGGCAAGGCCAAAAAATTTATTGAAAAAGTAGAGCAAGTTACTTTCAGCGGAAAATACGCTTGTTCGATTAATCAACCGGTTCTATACATTACCGAGCGCGCTGTTTTTGAATTGGAACCGCAAGGCCTGGTACTGACTGAAATTGCTCCAGGTGTTGATCTAGAGCAGGATGTGCTGGCTCAAGTGGATGCAAAAGTCATTGTATCTCCGCAACTAAAGCGCATGGATGAGCGGATTTTCCAGGAAAGCCCGATGAAGCTTACTTCTGATGTTTTATAA
- a CDS encoding sigma 54-interacting transcriptional regulator translates to MLARDFMRSNPQTLRGTQTLEDAVFLFYKYKISGAPVVNIAGKIEGFLAREQIVETIVNRLPLSQTVETVMTKRVVTVRVDTSLEEAWQIPVEHLPVVDAQDRLVGMIDRQCFLDIFYKRMCRASDEVNALLQVARNGVVIINEYGIIEMMSEPAARLLNVEKQAVKGKFIRDIVPNTGLLRVLQNGESELNSCIEVEAQSIRVNRAPIKEGARVVGAVAIVEDLSETANMTKELHKSQRQVEALLCIFENLKQGIIVVGNDNIINLANHSYEEIMGIPREDLLGQQAKDVIENSRLDIVLKTGIPELADLQRVKGRKVVVNRVPIFKDGEIIGAIGEAMFKDISEVSALLQWENNSPRGEVSLGPVGEAKPTFEVIIGRSRGMVHVKNLAAKAARTDATVLILGESGTGKDLFAKAIHYTSARRDEPFISINCAAIPHDLLEAELFGYEEGAFTGARKGGKKGKFELADKGTIFLDEIGDMPLAMQAKLLRIMQEKTFEHVGGEKTQLCDVRIIAATNKPLEEMVKDTTFREDLYYRLNVISLQLPPLRERREDISELIDILIPGVCHKLGIPIKQFAPETLALLREYNWPGNVRELLNVLEKISATVNSSLIQPRHLPPLGLLRMNAAEEQTRPFSKEGTLTEQERIEETLRHTKGNKALAAKMLGIHRATLYEKIKKYKIQ, encoded by the coding sequence ATGCTTGCAAGAGATTTTATGCGCTCAAATCCGCAGACGCTTCGAGGCACACAGACATTGGAAGATGCCGTTTTTCTATTTTACAAGTATAAAATAAGCGGCGCTCCAGTGGTGAACATAGCAGGAAAAATAGAGGGATTTTTAGCTAGAGAGCAGATCGTTGAGACAATTGTGAATCGCTTACCATTATCGCAGACAGTAGAAACTGTAATGACTAAAAGAGTGGTTACCGTGCGAGTGGATACTTCCTTGGAAGAAGCATGGCAGATTCCGGTGGAACATTTGCCTGTGGTGGATGCTCAGGATCGATTGGTAGGAATGATTGATCGTCAATGCTTCTTAGATATTTTTTACAAGCGGATGTGCCGGGCGTCTGATGAAGTAAATGCATTGCTGCAAGTTGCCCGCAACGGTGTGGTGATTATTAACGAATATGGCATTATAGAAATGATGAGCGAGCCTGCAGCGCGCCTGTTGAATGTGGAGAAGCAGGCAGTGAAGGGCAAGTTTATTCGTGATATTGTGCCCAATACGGGGCTGCTACGAGTGCTGCAGAACGGTGAAAGCGAGTTGAATAGCTGTATTGAAGTCGAAGCGCAGAGCATTCGAGTTAATCGAGCGCCAATTAAAGAAGGGGCGAGGGTTGTTGGGGCGGTGGCAATTGTCGAGGACCTGTCAGAAACGGCAAATATGACAAAGGAGCTGCATAAGAGCCAGCGCCAAGTAGAAGCGCTGTTGTGCATTTTCGAAAATTTGAAACAAGGCATTATTGTAGTTGGAAACGACAATATTATTAATTTAGCCAATCATTCTTATGAAGAAATTATGGGCATTCCGCGTGAAGACTTGTTAGGGCAGCAGGCTAAAGACGTGATAGAGAATTCTCGCTTAGATATTGTCTTGAAAACTGGCATTCCTGAGTTAGCTGATTTACAGCGTGTCAAAGGCAGGAAAGTCGTTGTTAACCGTGTGCCGATTTTCAAAGATGGTGAGATTATCGGAGCCATTGGTGAAGCTATGTTTAAGGACATCAGTGAGGTCAGCGCACTTTTGCAGTGGGAAAACAATTCGCCTCGGGGCGAAGTGTCACTAGGTCCGGTTGGTGAAGCGAAACCGACCTTTGAAGTGATTATTGGTCGTTCTCGGGGAATGGTTCACGTAAAAAACTTGGCGGCAAAAGCGGCGCGGACAGATGCAACGGTGTTGATTTTAGGGGAAAGCGGCACAGGTAAAGATTTATTTGCCAAAGCCATTCACTATACAAGCGCCAGAAGGGATGAGCCGTTTATTTCCATCAACTGTGCGGCAATTCCGCATGACTTGTTGGAAGCGGAGCTTTTTGGTTATGAAGAAGGGGCTTTTACCGGCGCTCGCAAAGGCGGCAAAAAAGGAAAATTTGAACTGGCCGATAAGGGGACGATTTTTTTAGATGAAATCGGAGACATGCCGTTGGCCATGCAGGCAAAGTTACTGCGGATCATGCAAGAGAAGACTTTTGAACACGTCGGCGGTGAAAAGACGCAGCTTTGTGACGTGCGTATCATTGCGGCGACCAATAAGCCATTGGAAGAAATGGTGAAAGATACTACGTTTCGAGAAGATTTGTATTATCGGCTGAACGTGATCTCTTTGCAACTGCCGCCTTTGCGGGAGAGGCGGGAAGATATCAGTGAGCTGATTGATATTTTGATTCCTGGAGTATGTCATAAATTGGGTATTCCGATCAAGCAATTTGCGCCGGAAACGTTGGCATTGTTGCGCGAATATAATTGGCCTGGCAATGTGCGGGAATTATTGAATGTGCTGGAAAAGATAAGCGCTACAGTCAACTCCTCGCTGATTCAGCCGCGCCATTTGCCGCCTTTAGGCTTATTGCGAATGAATGCTGCCGAAGAACAGACAAGGCCGTTTTCAAAGGAGGGAACTTTAACCGAACAGGAGCGTATTGAAGAAACGTTGCGCCATACTAAGGGAAATAAAGCATTAGCTGCTAAAATGCTGGGGATTCACAGAGCTACGTTGTATGAAAAAATTAAAAAGTATAAAATACAATAA
- a CDS encoding KpsF/GutQ family sugar-phosphate isomerase, which yields MIEQARQVLRMEAAAIEALIPRIDEQFVLAAQLILETKGRLIVTGMGKPGHVGQKITATMLSTGTPSFFLHPAEGIHGDLGMVTEDDIVLAISNSGETSEVINILPSIRRIGAKIIAICGNAQSTLAQNADVVLDASVEQEACPLGLAPTTSTTAELALGDALAVVLMSARKFTANDFAVFHPGGALGRKLLMKVANVMHGEEENPTVTVEQSVKEALFVITDKGLGATSVVDAEGKLVGLITDGDIRRGLEKGLDFLTHNVGELMTKQPQTITAEKLAAEALRMMEQHRPKPITVLPVVDKEGRSVGLVHVTDLLRQGIV from the coding sequence ATGATTGAACAGGCAAGACAGGTACTGCGTATGGAGGCGGCTGCGATTGAAGCGCTTATTCCGCGTATTGACGAACAGTTTGTGTTGGCGGCGCAGCTGATTTTGGAAACTAAGGGCCGGCTCATTGTTACCGGCATGGGCAAGCCGGGCCATGTAGGGCAGAAGATCACGGCAACCATGCTGAGTACAGGTACGCCCTCGTTTTTTCTGCATCCGGCGGAAGGCATTCATGGCGACTTGGGCATGGTGACGGAAGATGATATCGTTTTAGCGATCTCCAATAGCGGGGAAACGTCGGAGGTTATTAATATTCTGCCCTCGATTCGTCGTATTGGCGCTAAGATTATTGCCATTTGCGGTAATGCTCAGTCAACGCTGGCGCAAAACGCGGATGTGGTGCTGGACGCCTCGGTGGAGCAGGAAGCTTGTCCTTTGGGACTGGCGCCGACCACAAGCACGACGGCGGAGTTGGCTCTGGGCGATGCCTTGGCGGTAGTTCTTATGTCGGCGCGCAAATTTACGGCGAATGATTTTGCCGTTTTTCATCCTGGCGGCGCTTTAGGGCGCAAGCTGCTGATGAAGGTGGCCAACGTCATGCACGGCGAAGAAGAAAATCCGACCGTAACCGTAGAACAGAGCGTCAAGGAAGCGCTCTTTGTCATTACCGACAAGGGTCTTGGCGCTACTTCGGTAGTGGATGCAGAGGGTAAGCTGGTAGGGCTGATTACGGACGGAGACATCCGCCGTGGTCTGGAAAAGGGCCTGGATTTCCTGACTCATAACGTGGGCGAGCTGATGACCAAGCAGCCGCAGACCATTACGGCAGAGAAGCTGGCTGCTGAAGCGCTGCGCATGATGGAGCAGCATCGGCCCAAGCCGATTACCGTCCTGCCTGTAGTGGACAAAGAAGGCCGCTCCGTGGGATTGGTGCATGTTACCGACCTTTTGCGGCAGGGGATTGTGTAA
- a CDS encoding GntP family permease, which translates to MEVLGIILSLFLLMFFAYRGFSVILFAPVFALLAASLQGFSVMPAYTELFMAKAVTYIKSFFPVFMLGAVFGKVMEDTGLAKSIARAIIQGLGKERAILSVVLACAVLTYGGVSLFVVVFAVYPFAVALYKEADIPKRLLPGTIALGAFTFTMDCAPGTPQIQNLIPTSFFGTNIYAAPISGIIGGILIFMLGMMWLTHRQKKAQANGEGYGVHTLNEPPELNDATLKLPDWKISFLPLLTVLVVNFVLNSVFTWDPDLLKPFQAMKLPLTAVAVKNVVGIWSLIVALICGILVAIAFGLKRMPEGGLKKALNAGTIGSLLAIMNTASEVGYGNVIASLPGFKDIAHALLSIHIGGSPLVSEAVTVNVLAGITGSASGGMSIALDLMSKEWLAWAANIGMSPEILHRVASMASGGMDTLPHNGAVITLLAVCGLTHKQSYGDIFAMTVIKTLMVFVIIMFHSMTGLL; encoded by the coding sequence ATGGAAGTCTTAGGGATAATTTTGAGCCTGTTTTTACTGATGTTCTTTGCATATCGTGGGTTCTCCGTCATCTTATTTGCACCAGTATTTGCTTTGCTGGCGGCGTCATTGCAAGGGTTTTCCGTGATGCCGGCATATACAGAATTATTTATGGCTAAGGCGGTTACCTACATTAAATCGTTTTTTCCCGTGTTCATGCTAGGGGCGGTATTTGGCAAGGTCATGGAAGATACAGGGCTGGCTAAGTCCATTGCTAGAGCTATCATTCAAGGACTGGGCAAGGAAAGAGCGATTTTGTCCGTCGTTTTGGCTTGCGCCGTACTCACGTATGGCGGCGTTAGTCTGTTTGTAGTGGTTTTTGCGGTATATCCTTTTGCAGTGGCTTTGTATAAAGAAGCAGATATACCTAAGCGTCTGCTTCCCGGTACGATTGCCTTGGGAGCTTTTACGTTTACTATGGATTGCGCTCCAGGGACGCCGCAGATTCAAAATTTGATTCCGACTAGTTTTTTTGGGACCAACATTTATGCAGCGCCCATCAGCGGCATAATCGGAGGCATCCTAATTTTTATGCTAGGCATGATGTGGCTGACACATCGGCAGAAAAAAGCGCAAGCAAACGGCGAAGGATATGGCGTACATACGCTGAACGAACCGCCAGAGCTGAATGACGCAACTTTAAAGCTTCCGGATTGGAAAATTTCTTTTTTACCTCTTTTGACAGTGCTAGTGGTTAATTTTGTTTTAAACAGTGTTTTTACTTGGGATCCAGATTTATTGAAACCATTCCAAGCCATGAAGCTGCCTTTGACCGCAGTTGCTGTCAAAAATGTAGTTGGCATCTGGTCTTTGATTGTGGCGTTGATTTGCGGTATCTTGGTCGCCATTGCCTTTGGCTTGAAGCGCATGCCAGAGGGAGGCCTGAAAAAAGCGTTGAATGCAGGAACTATCGGTTCTCTCTTGGCGATTATGAACACCGCGTCTGAAGTCGGGTATGGCAATGTCATTGCTTCTTTACCGGGTTTTAAAGACATCGCCCATGCGTTGCTGAGCATTCATATTGGCGGATCGCCGTTGGTATCAGAGGCGGTAACGGTCAATGTGCTGGCGGGAATTACCGGCTCAGCTTCCGGCGGCATGTCCATTGCTTTGGATCTGATGTCGAAAGAATGGCTGGCTTGGGCTGCCAATATCGGCATGTCTCCCGAGATTTTGCACCGTGTCGCTTCTATGGCTTCCGGCGGGATGGACACATTGCCTCATAATGGAGCGGTTATTACGTTGCTGGCTGTTTGCGGTTTGACGCATAAACAGTCTTATGGCGACATTTTTGCGATGACAGTCATTAAGACCCTTATGGTGTTTGTCATCATTATGTTCCATTCAATGACAGGGTTGTTGTAG
- a CDS encoding acyl-CoA dehydrogenase, which yields MNFNLTEEQQLIKQNAREFALENLEPIAAELDQTGRYPAEVVKKLAELDFMGMPYPAEYGGAEADYLSYIMVVEELSRSCASTGIIYSAHCSLASWPIFKWGDEEMKQKFLTPMCKGEKLGAFALTEPGAGTDAASGTCTAVADGEEYVLNGTKCFITNGGVSDVYIIFALTDPSQGVKGLSAFVVEAGAPGFEIGKHEDKMGIRGSQTTELIFKNCRIPKSNLIGKEGKGFGMAMGTLDGGRIGVAAQALGIAQAALDEAVKFSKERVQFGKPIATKQAIQWMLADMETKLQAARLLTYQAAAMKDDGKPFSKEAAMAKLFASEAADFICSKAIQIHGGYGYIKDFKVERLYRDAKICTIYEGTNEVQRMVISGSLLR from the coding sequence ATGAATTTCAATCTGACGGAAGAACAACAATTGATTAAACAGAACGCTCGTGAATTTGCTCTGGAGAACTTGGAACCAATAGCTGCGGAATTGGACCAGACGGGACGATATCCGGCAGAGGTTGTGAAAAAACTGGCGGAACTTGATTTTATGGGAATGCCTTACCCAGCCGAATATGGCGGCGCGGAAGCGGACTATTTGAGCTATATCATGGTTGTGGAAGAGTTGTCTCGTTCTTGTGCATCGACTGGTATCATTTACTCGGCGCATTGTTCGCTTGCATCGTGGCCTATTTTTAAATGGGGCGATGAAGAGATGAAACAGAAATTTTTGACACCTATGTGCAAAGGGGAAAAATTGGGAGCCTTTGCGTTGACGGAACCTGGTGCGGGGACGGATGCAGCTTCGGGGACGTGCACGGCAGTAGCGGACGGTGAAGAATATGTCTTAAATGGTACGAAATGTTTTATTACGAATGGCGGCGTCAGTGACGTATATATTATTTTTGCGTTGACCGATCCGTCTCAAGGGGTAAAAGGACTCAGTGCGTTTGTTGTGGAAGCAGGCGCTCCTGGTTTTGAAATCGGCAAACATGAAGATAAAATGGGCATCCGTGGTTCTCAAACGACGGAACTGATCTTTAAAAATTGTCGGATTCCTAAATCCAATTTAATTGGCAAAGAAGGCAAAGGTTTTGGGATGGCCATGGGAACATTGGACGGAGGCCGCATTGGCGTTGCCGCACAAGCTTTGGGGATTGCACAGGCTGCTTTAGATGAAGCGGTTAAATTTTCTAAAGAGCGCGTACAGTTTGGCAAGCCAATCGCTACTAAACAAGCAATTCAGTGGATGCTGGCGGATATGGAGACGAAGCTTCAGGCTGCACGGCTTTTGACCTACCAGGCTGCGGCCATGAAAGACGACGGCAAGCCATTTAGCAAAGAAGCGGCAATGGCTAAATTGTTCGCTTCAGAAGCAGCCGATTTCATTTGCTCTAAAGCCATTCAAATTCATGGCGGTTATGGCTATATCAAAGATTTCAAAGTGGAGCGTTTATATCGAGATGCCAAAATTTGCACCATTTACGAAGGAACTAACGAGGTGCAGCGCATGGTGATATCCGGTAGCTTGCTGCGGTAA
- a CDS encoding MaoC family dehydratase, translating into MKGKTMAEIQVGDCAEFSKTISETDVYLFAGITGDLNPAHINEQAAKQGMFKERIAHGMLSAGLVSAVLGMQLPGPGTIYMSQSLKFTAPVKFGDTITAKAEVMDRNETKNRLVLRTVCTNQDGKMVLDGEALVMPPKG; encoded by the coding sequence GTGAAGGGTAAGACAATGGCGGAGATTCAAGTTGGGGATTGCGCTGAGTTTTCTAAAACTATTTCCGAAACAGATGTCTATCTGTTTGCGGGAATTACCGGGGATTTGAATCCGGCTCACATCAATGAGCAGGCAGCCAAGCAAGGAATGTTCAAAGAACGCATTGCGCATGGCATGTTGAGCGCCGGTTTAGTTTCGGCAGTTCTTGGGATGCAGCTTCCTGGCCCGGGGACGATTTACATGTCCCAAAGTCTGAAATTTACGGCTCCAGTTAAGTTTGGCGATACGATTACCGCCAAGGCGGAAGTGATGGATCGTAACGAGACAAAAAATCGTTTGGTACTACGGACTGTTTGTACAAATCAAGACGGAAAGATGGTTTTGGATGGGGAAGCATTGGTTATGCCCCCTAAAGGATGA
- the pdxA gene encoding 4-hydroxythreonine-4-phosphate dehydrogenase PdxA has translation MQKPIIAMPMGDPAGVGPEIIVKSLNLPEIYETCRPLVIGDVSVLEQAMTFCGIKLEVRRVEGPQDGKYEFGTIDVIDLNNVDVKELQIGKVQALSGRAAFEYIKKSIDLAMSKEVDALATTPINKESLKAAHVNYIGHTEILEDLSNTKNPLTMFQVFDLRVFFLTRHVSLRRACELVTTESMYEFIHRCAKALEVLGVKNPRLAVAGLNPHSGEHGLFGDEEVREIEPAIAKAQADGLNVVGPVAADSVFHFALKGRYDAVLSLYHDQGHIATKMVDFERTISITNNMPFLRTSVDHGTALDIAGTGKVSEVSMVEAIKLAAQYAPNFNKH, from the coding sequence ATGCAAAAACCGATTATTGCCATGCCTATGGGCGATCCCGCCGGCGTGGGTCCTGAAATTATTGTGAAATCATTGAACCTTCCCGAAATCTACGAGACATGCCGTCCCCTGGTGATTGGCGATGTGTCCGTACTGGAGCAGGCCATGACGTTCTGCGGTATCAAGCTGGAGGTTCGTCGTGTGGAGGGTCCTCAAGACGGCAAGTATGAATTTGGCACCATTGACGTTATCGACTTGAACAATGTGGATGTCAAAGAGCTGCAGATCGGTAAAGTGCAGGCGCTGTCCGGCCGCGCCGCTTTTGAATACATCAAAAAATCCATTGACTTGGCCATGTCCAAGGAAGTGGACGCCCTGGCGACGACGCCGATCAACAAGGAGTCCTTGAAAGCCGCTCACGTTAACTACATCGGCCATACGGAAATCTTAGAAGACCTCTCCAACACCAAGAACCCCTTGACGATGTTCCAGGTATTTGACCTGCGCGTGTTCTTCTTGACCCGCCATGTGTCGCTGCGCCGCGCTTGCGAGCTGGTAACGACGGAAAGCATGTACGAGTTCATTCACCGCTGCGCCAAGGCCCTTGAGGTGCTGGGCGTGAAAAATCCCCGTCTGGCGGTGGCCGGTCTTAACCCGCATAGCGGCGAGCATGGCCTCTTCGGTGACGAGGAAGTGCGTGAAATCGAACCGGCCATTGCCAAAGCCCAAGCAGACGGTTTGAATGTCGTAGGCCCGGTAGCGGCGGACTCGGTGTTCCATTTTGCCTTGAAAGGCAGATATGACGCCGTTCTCTCCCTGTATCATGACCAAGGCCATATTGCGACCAAGATGGTAGACTTTGAACGCACCATTTCCATTACCAACAATATGCCTTTCCTGCGTACCTCCGTTGACCACGGCACAGCACTGGACATTGCCGGCACAGGTAAGGTCAGCGAAGTCAGCATGGTGGAAGCCATTAAGCTGGCGGCCCAATACGCTCCCAACTTCAACAAGCACTAA